A stretch of the Mycobacteroides immunogenum genome encodes the following:
- a CDS encoding hemophore-related protein: protein MFRLSLAGLSVGLGGLALSLAAGAGVAAADPDLDLAINTTCNYPQVVAALNAQDPQFGKAFSQSPLLQRGLREFLAAGPEKRAQTAQDVANAPAFQPYLGAMEQAYRTCHNF, encoded by the coding sequence ATGTTTCGTCTGTCACTTGCCGGACTGTCCGTAGGGCTGGGAGGTCTGGCATTGTCGCTGGCCGCAGGTGCCGGGGTTGCCGCTGCGGATCCTGATCTGGATCTGGCCATCAACACCACCTGCAACTATCCGCAGGTGGTCGCGGCTCTCAACGCTCAGGACCCACAGTTTGGTAAGGCGTTCTCGCAGTCTCCGTTACTGCAGCGTGGCCTGCGCGAGTTCTTGGCGGCCGGGCCCGAAAAGCGGGCGCAGACAGCGCAGGACGTGGCGAACGCTCCGGCATTCCAGCCTTATCTTGGTGCGATGGAGCAGGCCTACCGGACCTGCCATAACTTCTGA
- a CDS encoding MMPL/RND family transporter, with protein MSIHRTAHRPPLLAGLIRRLSVPIILGWLAVIAVVTFAVPSLEQVGRESSVSLVPQAAPSFRAMQRMGEVFGESNSDSVAMVVLEGQQPLGDTAHAYYDDLIRQLRADTTHVQHVQDYWGDPLTATGVESGDGKSVYVQLNLAGNQGQALANKSVEAVRSIVERTSPPPGVQAYVTGPAPLVTDMNHAGNSSIVKITIVTMVVIFTMLLFVYRSVITVILLLIMVGVQVQAARGIVALLGDHGVIGLSTFSVNLLVSLGIAVGTDYGIFFTGRYQEARQRGEDRETAFYTTYGSVAKVVVASGLTIAGAIFCLSFTRLPYFQTMGIPAAIGMAVAVAVAVTLVPAVIGFGSRFGLFEPKRRMMVRRWRWIGTAIVRWPGPILAAACAVGMVGLLALPGYQTSYDDRLYVPKDIPANIGYAAAQRHFPESRMTPDVMVLEADHDMRNPADFVVLHKLAKGLFEVPGISMVQSITRPEGSPIERTSIPFQISLQSAGMLQILPFGKERVDDMLKQAEDTTKMINQMQHTYELMRNISDITNETVVMNRELTATVDRLRDYIANFDDFFKPLRNYLYWEKHCETIPICFAIRSVFQALDGTDLLSERTHRILERVEEMNMYQRELINLFPPMITTMKSMRAMMLTMHSTMSGIFSLIDQTAANASAMGKIYDGAQNDDSFYLPPEVFENEDFKRAMSLFFSPDGKAVRLILTYRGDPGTPESLSRVDAVRTAAEEALKVTPLENARIHLAGTAATFKDLRDGSAYDLLIAGVAALCLIFGIMLVMTRSFVAALVIVGTVALSLGAAFGLSVLVWQNILGIELHWLVLAMSVIILLAVGSDYNLLLVSRMKEELGAGINTGIIRAMGGTGKVVTSAGLVFAFTMLSMVVSDLRVIGQVGSTIGIGLLFDTLVVRAFMTPAIAALLGRWFWWPQRIPRRPSAAARESAASRTMALQDA; from the coding sequence ATGAGTATCCATCGAACGGCCCATCGGCCGCCGCTACTGGCGGGATTGATCCGGCGTTTGTCGGTTCCGATCATCCTCGGCTGGCTGGCGGTGATCGCCGTAGTGACTTTCGCTGTGCCGTCGCTGGAGCAAGTCGGCCGGGAAAGCTCGGTATCGCTGGTTCCTCAAGCGGCGCCGTCATTTCGGGCGATGCAGCGGATGGGCGAGGTCTTCGGCGAGTCCAACTCGGACAGCGTGGCCATGGTGGTGCTGGAGGGACAACAACCTCTGGGCGACACCGCGCATGCCTATTACGACGATCTGATTCGGCAGCTGCGCGCCGATACGACCCATGTGCAGCACGTCCAGGACTATTGGGGAGATCCACTCACCGCGACGGGGGTGGAGAGCGGCGACGGCAAGAGCGTGTATGTCCAGCTGAATCTGGCTGGTAATCAGGGACAAGCTCTGGCGAACAAGTCAGTGGAGGCCGTTCGGAGCATTGTCGAACGGACGTCGCCACCACCCGGGGTACAGGCCTACGTCACCGGGCCCGCGCCGTTGGTGACGGACATGAATCATGCTGGCAATTCATCCATCGTCAAGATCACCATCGTGACCATGGTGGTCATCTTCACGATGTTGCTTTTCGTGTATCGCTCGGTGATCACTGTGATCCTCCTGCTGATCATGGTGGGTGTACAGGTGCAAGCGGCTCGGGGCATTGTGGCGCTCCTGGGCGATCACGGAGTCATTGGGCTGTCGACCTTTTCGGTGAACCTGTTGGTGTCGCTGGGCATCGCGGTCGGGACGGACTACGGCATCTTCTTCACTGGGCGATACCAGGAGGCCCGCCAGCGCGGTGAAGACCGCGAGACGGCCTTCTATACGACATATGGCAGCGTCGCGAAGGTGGTCGTAGCGTCCGGGCTGACAATCGCAGGAGCGATCTTCTGTCTGAGTTTTACCCGGCTCCCCTATTTCCAGACGATGGGCATACCTGCCGCGATCGGAATGGCGGTGGCGGTTGCCGTCGCCGTCACGCTGGTTCCGGCAGTCATTGGATTCGGCAGTCGTTTCGGACTGTTCGAACCCAAGCGGCGGATGATGGTACGTCGGTGGCGGTGGATCGGAACGGCGATTGTCCGGTGGCCGGGACCCATTCTGGCCGCCGCGTGTGCGGTCGGAATGGTTGGGCTGCTGGCACTTCCGGGATATCAGACCAGTTACGACGACAGACTGTATGTGCCCAAGGACATTCCGGCCAATATCGGTTACGCCGCCGCGCAGCGACATTTCCCCGAGTCGCGGATGACGCCCGACGTCATGGTTCTGGAAGCGGACCACGATATGCGTAATCCGGCCGACTTTGTGGTGCTGCACAAGTTGGCCAAGGGTCTCTTCGAAGTTCCGGGTATCTCGATGGTACAAAGCATCACTCGGCCGGAGGGCAGCCCGATTGAGCGGACGTCCATACCGTTCCAGATCAGCCTGCAAAGCGCGGGCATGTTGCAGATCCTGCCGTTCGGAAAAGAACGTGTGGACGACATGCTGAAGCAGGCTGAGGACACGACGAAGATGATCAACCAGATGCAGCACACCTACGAGTTGATGCGCAATATATCCGACATCACCAATGAGACCGTCGTCATGAACCGAGAGCTGACCGCAACGGTCGACCGGCTGCGCGACTACATCGCCAACTTCGATGATTTCTTCAAACCGCTACGGAACTACCTCTACTGGGAGAAGCACTGCGAGACCATCCCGATCTGTTTCGCGATTAGATCCGTCTTCCAGGCGCTCGACGGCACCGACCTGCTCAGCGAGCGCACCCATCGGATTCTCGAGCGCGTCGAGGAGATGAACATGTACCAGCGGGAGCTGATCAATCTGTTCCCGCCGATGATCACGACCATGAAATCGATGCGCGCCATGATGTTGACGATGCACAGCACCATGTCAGGCATCTTCTCCCTCATCGATCAGACGGCCGCGAACGCCAGCGCCATGGGAAAGATCTATGACGGGGCGCAGAACGACGATTCGTTCTATCTGCCTCCCGAGGTCTTCGAGAACGAAGACTTCAAACGCGCCATGTCCCTGTTCTTTTCGCCGGACGGCAAGGCTGTCCGACTGATTCTCACGTATCGCGGCGACCCGGGAACACCGGAGAGTCTTTCGCGGGTGGATGCGGTGAGGACCGCTGCGGAGGAGGCGTTGAAGGTAACGCCCTTGGAGAATGCCAGGATTCATCTCGCGGGTACCGCGGCTACGTTCAAAGACCTGCGGGACGGGTCGGCCTACGATCTGCTGATCGCCGGGGTAGCTGCGCTGTGTTTGATCTTCGGCATCATGCTGGTTATGACGCGAAGTTTTGTCGCGGCACTGGTAATTGTTGGGACAGTGGCACTTTCGTTGGGCGCTGCGTTTGGGCTCTCGGTGTTGGTGTGGCAGAACATACTCGGTATAGAGCTGCACTGGCTGGTGCTCGCGATGTCGGTGATCATCTTGTTGGCGGTGGGGTCGGATTACAACCTGTTGCTGGTATCGCGGATGAAAGAAGAGCTGGGCGCCGGGATCAATACGGGCATCATTCGGGCCATGGGGGGGACCGGAAAGGTGGTGACCTCGGCGGGTTTGGTGTTCGCGTTCACGATGCTCTCGATGGTGGTCAGCGACCTTCGTGTAATTGGGCAGGTCGGTTCCACCATCGGTATCGGATTGTTGTTCGACACGCTGGTGGTGCGGGCGTTCATGACGCCGGCGATCGCTGCGCTGCTCGGGCGTTGGTTCTGGTGGCCCCAACGGATACCGCGGCGCCCCTCTGCGGCAGCACGCGAGTCGGCGGCCTCACGGACGATGGCGCTGCAAGATGCCTGA
- a CDS encoding MMPL/RND family transporter: MSTHSEPPTEPLPTLNRPPFVARMIRRLSVPIILGWLAIAVVLSISVPSLEQVEKDHAVAMNPDAAPSFQATQRMGKLFDESNSSVVAMIVLEGQQPLGDGTHRYYDDLIRQLKADTAHVQHVQDFWGDQMTQAAAQSLDGKATYVQVALTDPRRGASANQSVEAVRAIVDRTQAPSGVKAYVTGPAAFAADLGPAGNRTVLLVTGLSLAVIFTMLLLVYRSVVSVILMLVVVGIELTVARGFVAFLGNLGLIGITTFVVNLLVALAIAAGTDYGIFFTGRYQEARQSGEDRETAFYTTFRSVAKVVLGSGLTIAGAVLCLHFTRLPVYQTLGVATAVGMVAAVAVAITLVPAVIAVGSRYGLFEPKRKVAVRRWRQIGTAIVRWPAPILVATCAVALIGLLTLPVYQPSYNDQKYIPQDIPANVGYAAASRHFPQSLMMAPDILLIEADHDMRNPVDFLVLNKLARGVQAVPGVSRVQAVTRPGGEPLKHTTIPYMLSMSSASQSHLMPFQRNRMDDLLVQADDMLKTIAIMKRMQSLTEQMVGTTHDMVATTHELEDIMNDLRDHVMDFDDFIRPIRNYLYWEKHCYDIPVCQAIRSVFDTLDGVDEVSDKLSDLVANLDRLDQLLPQMAEQFPVMIETMESTRKMMLSMHSTMSGIFDQMEQTTNNATAMGKAFDAAQNDDSFYLPPEVFDNEDFKRMMNIFLSPDGKAARLLISQRGDPATREGMSLVQPIETAAAEALKGTPLRNAKIYMTGTAASVKDIVDGSKYDLLIAATAALCLIFGIMLVMTRSFVAALVIVGTVALSLGAAFGLSVLIWQSILGIPLNWVVLAMSVIILLAVGSDYNLLLVSRMKEELGAGINTGIIRAMGGTGKVVTSAGLVFAFTMLSMVVSDLVTIGQLGSTIGIGLLFDTLVVRAFMTPAIAALLGRWFWWPQRVLQRPARTLRAPAGSRPLVSFLLQKEER; this comes from the coding sequence ATGAGCACGCACAGCGAACCCCCAACGGAGCCGTTGCCCACGCTGAACCGACCGCCGTTCGTGGCGCGGATGATCCGCCGGCTATCGGTGCCCATCATCCTCGGATGGTTGGCCATCGCCGTAGTGTTGAGCATCAGCGTTCCCTCACTCGAGCAGGTCGAGAAGGACCATGCCGTCGCGATGAACCCTGATGCCGCTCCGTCGTTTCAAGCAACGCAGCGGATGGGCAAACTATTCGATGAGTCCAATTCCAGTGTGGTGGCGATGATCGTCCTGGAGGGACAACAACCCCTCGGGGATGGCACGCATCGTTATTACGACGATTTGATCCGCCAATTGAAAGCCGATACGGCACATGTGCAGCATGTGCAGGATTTCTGGGGCGATCAAATGACTCAGGCCGCTGCGCAAAGTCTCGACGGTAAGGCCACTTATGTACAAGTGGCCCTTACCGATCCGCGGCGGGGTGCTTCTGCGAATCAATCTGTGGAAGCCGTCCGGGCCATCGTGGACCGCACACAAGCCCCGTCGGGAGTCAAGGCCTATGTCACAGGTCCGGCGGCCTTCGCGGCAGATCTCGGCCCGGCGGGTAACCGGACCGTGTTGCTGGTCACCGGGCTGAGTCTTGCGGTGATCTTCACCATGCTGCTCCTGGTCTACCGTTCAGTGGTCTCCGTCATTCTCATGCTGGTGGTCGTCGGAATAGAACTGACGGTCGCCCGAGGCTTCGTGGCGTTTCTCGGAAACCTCGGGCTCATCGGCATCACCACTTTTGTCGTCAATCTGCTTGTGGCGCTTGCTATAGCAGCCGGAACAGATTACGGGATCTTCTTCACCGGCCGCTACCAAGAGGCACGCCAGTCCGGCGAGGATCGGGAAACCGCGTTCTACACAACCTTTCGCAGCGTCGCCAAGGTGGTGTTGGGCTCAGGCTTGACCATCGCCGGCGCGGTGCTCTGCCTGCACTTCACACGGCTTCCCGTGTATCAAACATTGGGTGTTGCGACCGCTGTCGGCATGGTCGCTGCGGTGGCAGTGGCCATCACACTGGTTCCGGCGGTCATCGCGGTGGGTAGCCGTTACGGATTGTTCGAGCCCAAACGAAAGGTTGCGGTTCGCCGCTGGCGACAGATCGGCACGGCCATCGTGCGCTGGCCGGCACCCATACTTGTGGCGACATGCGCGGTGGCGCTGATCGGATTGTTGACACTGCCGGTGTATCAGCCCAGCTACAACGACCAGAAGTACATTCCGCAAGACATCCCCGCCAATGTTGGCTATGCCGCTGCCTCAAGGCATTTCCCGCAGTCGTTGATGATGGCACCGGACATCCTGTTGATCGAGGCCGACCACGATATGCGTAACCCGGTCGACTTTCTGGTGCTGAACAAGCTGGCGAGGGGAGTTCAAGCGGTCCCCGGAGTTTCGAGGGTGCAGGCTGTGACCCGTCCCGGTGGCGAACCACTCAAGCACACGACCATTCCATACATGCTGAGTATGAGCAGTGCCAGCCAGTCGCATTTGATGCCATTTCAGCGTAATCGCATGGACGACCTGCTGGTTCAGGCCGACGACATGCTGAAGACGATAGCGATCATGAAGCGCATGCAATCCTTGACAGAGCAAATGGTCGGTACGACCCATGACATGGTGGCGACCACGCATGAGCTCGAAGACATCATGAATGACTTGCGGGATCACGTAATGGATTTCGACGACTTCATCAGGCCGATACGCAACTACCTCTATTGGGAAAAGCACTGTTACGACATTCCGGTGTGCCAGGCCATTCGCTCGGTCTTCGACACCCTGGACGGCGTGGATGAAGTCTCCGACAAGCTGAGCGATCTGGTCGCGAATCTAGATCGGCTGGATCAACTTCTGCCGCAGATGGCTGAACAGTTCCCGGTGATGATCGAGACAATGGAATCGACCCGAAAGATGATGTTGTCGATGCACAGCACCATGTCGGGGATCTTCGATCAAATGGAACAGACGACCAACAACGCCACGGCGATGGGCAAAGCCTTTGATGCCGCGCAGAACGACGATTCGTTCTATCTGCCGCCGGAGGTCTTCGACAATGAGGACTTCAAACGCATGATGAACATCTTCCTGTCACCGGACGGGAAGGCCGCTCGGCTGCTTATCTCGCAGCGAGGAGATCCCGCGACACGCGAGGGCATGTCGCTGGTTCAGCCCATCGAGACAGCCGCCGCGGAGGCACTCAAGGGCACACCGCTCCGTAATGCCAAGATCTACATGACGGGGACCGCGGCCTCCGTGAAAGACATCGTCGACGGCTCCAAGTACGACCTTCTGATCGCGGCGACGGCGGCGCTGTGTTTGATCTTCGGCATCATGCTGGTCATGACGCGAAGTTTTGTCGCGGCACTGGTAATTGTTGGGACAGTGGCACTTTCATTGGGCGCTGCCTTTGGGCTCTCGGTGCTGATCTGGCAGAGCATTCTGGGCATCCCGTTGAACTGGGTCGTCCTGGCGATGTCGGTGATCATCTTGTTGGCGGTGGGGTCGGATTACAACCTGTTGCTGGTATCACGGATGAAAGAAGAGCTGGGCGCCGGGATCAATACGGGCATCATTCGGGCCATGGGGGGGACCGGAAAGGTGGTGACCTCGGCGGGTTTGGTGTTCGCGTTCACGATGCTCTCGATGGTGGTCAGCGACCTTGTCACCATCGGACAGCTGGGCTCGACCATCGGCATCGGTTTGTTGTTCGACACGCTGGTCGTGCGGGCGTTCATGACACCGGCGATCGCAGCGCTGCTCGGGCGTTGGTTCTGGTGGCCACAGCGAGTGCTTCAGCGTCCCGCCAGGACATTACGTGCTCCAGCGGGTTCGCGCCCGTTGGTGAGTTTCCTCCTTCAGAAGGAAGAGCGCTAA
- a CDS encoding MmpS family transport accessory protein — protein MWIPLVLAVVAVAGGFTVSRLHGVFGNERRPEYATAEREEKRPHDPKYLIYEVFGPPGTVATISYFDADAEPQVIRQAALPWSVEFPITDATAMGNITAQGDADSIGCRILVGDKVKDEKIRYGVSALTFCMLKAA, from the coding sequence GTGTGGATTCCGTTGGTGCTCGCGGTGGTCGCAGTTGCAGGCGGGTTCACGGTGTCGCGGTTACATGGCGTGTTCGGTAACGAACGCCGCCCGGAGTACGCCACTGCCGAACGTGAAGAGAAGCGGCCCCATGATCCCAAGTACCTGATCTATGAGGTGTTTGGTCCGCCGGGGACGGTGGCGACTATCAGCTATTTCGACGCTGACGCCGAGCCGCAGGTCATCAGGCAAGCCGCGCTGCCCTGGTCTGTGGAGTTTCCGATTACTGACGCGACCGCGATGGGCAACATTACCGCGCAGGGGGATGCCGACAGCATCGGATGCAGGATTCTGGTGGGTGACAAAGTCAAGGACGAGAAGATCCGGTACGGCGTAAGTGCTTTGACCTTCTGCATGTTGAAGGCAGCATGA
- a CDS encoding TetR/AcrR family transcriptional regulator: protein MSDDRRTRIADAGLTVLAEAGARGLTHRAVDRSAALPEGSTSYYLRTRAALLQACAARLGERTLRAVSPLAEADDLDVDELAQLAVRAVRTWTANGGVLVLARHELLLESAHHPDARSVLDAATQRVRGLLEQRVIALGTSDPVERTADLVACLDGVALAYAVRGVAEENSLERSVVRVVTGLLAARN from the coding sequence ATGTCCGATGATCGTCGAACTCGGATAGCCGATGCGGGGCTGACTGTGCTGGCAGAGGCCGGTGCGCGTGGTCTTACCCATCGGGCTGTCGACCGCTCGGCAGCGCTGCCCGAGGGCTCCACGTCGTATTACCTGCGAACCAGGGCCGCACTGTTGCAAGCGTGCGCGGCACGGCTTGGCGAGCGGACTCTGCGAGCGGTCAGTCCGCTGGCAGAGGCCGACGACCTCGACGTCGATGAACTTGCGCAATTGGCGGTCCGGGCCGTGCGGACCTGGACCGCCAACGGAGGTGTCCTCGTGCTCGCGCGGCATGAGTTGCTGCTGGAATCGGCGCATCACCCCGACGCGCGAAGTGTTCTTGACGCCGCAACTCAACGTGTCCGCGGACTCCTCGAACAGCGGGTGATCGCGCTGGGCACTTCTGATCCCGTCGAGCGCACCGCGGACCTCGTCGCATGCCTGGACGGCGTGGCGCTCGCCTATGCCGTTCGCGGGGTGGCAGAAGAGAATTCGCTGGAGAGAAGTGTGGTGCGTGTGGTGACCGGTCTTCTCGCCGCCCGTAATTAA
- a CDS encoding NAD-dependent epimerase/dehydratase family protein has product MGIHVVVGANGATGTVLCGELLAAGHTVRAVSRTGRGAPKGVDAIAADATDAGRITEICAGATTIYHCALPPMDSWLPTYVDLTRALISAAGKVGARLVYADDTWMYGKVDGAMHEDSPIRPVVYKGALRALAAEMILSAHARGQTETVIGRAAELYGPRVESLFGAALFTAVLTGHKAMWPGDPDLPVTATFIGDFGRALADLGQHPAVAGQVFHVPVAPAITGRRFIEKIGKIAGSSPKVGRLTPRLIRVLKVVAPIAREGAELLYQFQQPFLVDDSRFRALFGRAATDWNDGIRQTINWYRADPQRAKYRLLPGKSR; this is encoded by the coding sequence GTGGGCATACATGTCGTGGTGGGAGCCAACGGAGCGACCGGCACCGTCCTATGCGGGGAACTACTGGCCGCCGGACACACGGTGCGCGCCGTCAGTCGTACCGGCAGGGGCGCGCCCAAGGGAGTCGACGCGATCGCCGCCGACGCGACCGATGCCGGACGGATCACCGAAATCTGCGCCGGCGCGACAACCATCTATCACTGTGCGCTGCCGCCGATGGACTCCTGGCTGCCCACCTATGTCGACCTGACCCGTGCACTGATCAGTGCGGCCGGAAAGGTCGGCGCCCGGCTTGTCTACGCCGACGACACCTGGATGTACGGGAAGGTAGACGGTGCGATGCACGAGGACAGCCCGATCCGGCCGGTGGTCTACAAGGGCGCGCTGCGGGCACTCGCCGCGGAGATGATCCTGTCGGCACATGCCCGGGGACAGACCGAGACCGTGATCGGCCGCGCCGCCGAACTCTATGGCCCGCGCGTCGAATCCTTGTTCGGGGCAGCACTATTCACCGCTGTCCTGACCGGACACAAGGCGATGTGGCCGGGTGATCCGGACCTGCCCGTGACGGCCACTTTCATCGGCGACTTCGGCCGGGCGCTGGCCGATCTGGGGCAACATCCGGCGGTTGCGGGACAGGTCTTTCATGTCCCGGTCGCCCCCGCCATCACTGGCAGGCGATTCATCGAGAAGATCGGCAAGATCGCCGGATCCTCCCCGAAGGTCGGGCGGCTGACGCCGCGTTTGATCAGGGTCCTCAAGGTGGTGGCACCCATCGCGCGAGAAGGTGCCGAGCTGCTGTACCAGTTCCAGCAGCCATTCCTTGTGGACGACAGCCGTTTTCGTGCACTCTTTGGCCGCGCCGCCACCGACTGGAATGATGGGATACGCCAGACCATCAACTGGTACCGGGCCGACCCGCAACGTGCCAAATACCGGCTTCTCCCGGGAAAATCCCGCTAG
- a CDS encoding AraC family transcriptional regulator — protein MVGYRALDVPEEVHFGMPSATLTFIVSLDDGVEAAGSAAALINAQPNPLVLGGLHTRAARIRQRSGQAGVQLAVHPLASRALFGVPSAELPVTEFDGLEFLGSAAAGLPERTARSRGWADAFDTVATYLAESRRHRTTEPVRPEVAQAWHLLERSQGRISMSTLASCVGISSRHLATLFQREVGRSPKTVAMLMRFQRATGLLAESARAGRVDLAAIAAATGFADQAHFTHEFVRLTGVPPRTWLNAEFRNIQDGGHSFGSQWEHDYLDAHRVADP, from the coding sequence ATGGTGGGCTATCGCGCCCTGGACGTCCCCGAAGAGGTTCACTTCGGCATGCCGTCGGCCACGCTGACCTTCATCGTCAGCCTCGACGACGGAGTCGAAGCCGCCGGCTCCGCCGCCGCACTCATCAACGCCCAACCGAATCCCTTGGTGCTCGGGGGCTTGCACACCCGAGCAGCACGGATACGACAGCGCTCCGGACAGGCCGGTGTCCAACTCGCCGTGCATCCATTGGCGTCCCGCGCGCTGTTCGGAGTTCCCAGTGCGGAACTTCCCGTCACGGAATTCGATGGACTCGAGTTCCTGGGCAGTGCTGCCGCGGGCCTACCCGAACGTACCGCCCGAAGCCGTGGCTGGGCCGACGCATTCGATACCGTCGCAACCTACCTGGCAGAGTCGCGGCGACATCGGACGACAGAGCCCGTCCGTCCTGAGGTCGCTCAGGCCTGGCATCTACTGGAACGCAGTCAGGGCCGAATTTCCATGAGCACCTTGGCTTCCTGCGTAGGAATCAGCTCTCGCCATTTGGCCACTCTGTTCCAGCGAGAGGTCGGTCGATCACCTAAGACGGTGGCGATGCTGATGCGTTTCCAACGGGCCACCGGTCTGCTCGCCGAATCAGCACGAGCCGGGCGGGTCGACCTGGCAGCCATAGCGGCCGCAACCGGATTCGCCGATCAGGCACACTTCACGCACGAATTCGTCCGACTCACCGGTGTACCGCCGCGAACGTGGCTGAATGCGGAGTTCCGAAATATACAAGACGGCGGGCACTCGTTCGGATCACAGTGGGAGCATGACTACCTCGACGCCCACCGTGTGGCTGACCCTTAA
- a CDS encoding VOC family protein has protein sequence MTTSTPTVWLTLKTDDAPALIDYYVDTFGFILAARYGEGDRVDHAQLNWPEGSGGIMLGSHRPGGEWTLRPGTAGGYVVTRDPDGLYQRVVSKNADIVRPLAVTDYGANEFAVRDPEGNLWSFGDYAGEPTPG, from the coding sequence ATGACTACCTCGACGCCCACCGTGTGGCTGACCCTTAAGACCGACGATGCCCCGGCGCTCATCGACTACTACGTCGACACCTTCGGCTTCATCCTCGCCGCTCGTTACGGTGAGGGCGATCGGGTCGATCACGCCCAACTGAATTGGCCAGAGGGCAGCGGCGGCATCATGCTGGGCAGCCACCGACCAGGCGGTGAATGGACCCTGCGACCAGGGACCGCAGGCGGATACGTAGTGACCCGTGACCCCGACGGCCTCTATCAGCGGGTCGTCTCCAAGAATGCCGATATCGTCCGGCCACTGGCAGTAACCGACTACGGCGCCAACGAGTTCGCGGTTCGCGATCCCGAAGGCAACCTGTGGTCGTTTGGCGACTACGCCGGCGAGCCGACCCCTGGATAA